In one Agathobacter rectalis ATCC 33656 genomic region, the following are encoded:
- a CDS encoding amino acid ABC transporter ATP-binding protein, producing the protein MSETVISIKDLSKSFGDHEVLRKIDIDVHSGEVICIVGSSGSGKSTLLRCINKLEKQTSGKILYHDKEVRNVQKDINDYRSKVGMVFQSFNLFNNMTVLQNCMLCTRRVLHLQKQEAFDRAITHLKAVGMAPYINAKPSQLSGGQKQRVAIARSLCMNPEVLLFDEPTSALDPEMVGEVLNVMKDLARTGLTMIIVTHEMAFARDVSTRTIFMDSGYVAEDAAPSELFTNPKNPRTREFLSRYLAG; encoded by the coding sequence ATGAGTGAGACAGTAATTTCAATTAAGGATTTAAGCAAATCATTTGGTGATCATGAGGTACTTAGAAAGATTGATATTGATGTGCATTCCGGCGAGGTCATCTGTATTGTAGGCTCCTCAGGTTCGGGAAAATCAACACTGCTTAGGTGCATCAACAAGCTTGAGAAACAGACCTCAGGAAAGATTTTATATCACGATAAAGAGGTCAGAAATGTACAAAAGGATATCAATGATTACCGTTCAAAGGTGGGAATGGTGTTCCAGTCCTTCAATTTGTTCAACAATATGACAGTGCTTCAGAACTGTATGCTTTGTACAAGAAGGGTGCTTCATCTGCAAAAGCAGGAGGCCTTTGACAGGGCAATCACGCATCTGAAGGCAGTCGGCATGGCTCCTTATATCAATGCAAAGCCATCGCAGCTATCAGGAGGACAGAAGCAGCGAGTTGCAATTGCCAGGTCGCTTTGTATGAACCCGGAGGTGCTTTTGTTTGATGAGCCGACCTCGGCGCTTGACCCTGAGATGGTCGGAGAGGTGCTAAATGTCATGAAGGACCTCGCGAGGACAGGACTTACGATGATAATCGTCACACATGAGATGGCATTTGCCAGAGATGTTTCTACAAGAACTATTTTCATGGACTCAGGATATGTGGCAGAGGATGCAGCACCGTCAGAGCTGTTTACAAATCCTAAGAATCCAAGAACAAGAGAATTCTTAAGCAGATATCTGGCAGGCTAG
- a CDS encoding cytidylate kinase-like family protein, which produces MDNFVVTFARGFGTGGKAIASQLAKELGIHCYENRILTLASQLSGLDENVFQEVNEKLREEGGFTSFLRGLPRAKGYISRNEKFKSDDRLFEYQSQIINELADKESCVIVGKCADYVLKNRPNVVSIYIEAPRAFCVERTITNMGVTPEVANATIERTDKFRADYYKYYTHGNYWTNPVNYDLTLNSERVGVENCVKTIEQYLIIKGFIKADMIKPAGELI; this is translated from the coding sequence ATGGATAATTTTGTAGTAACCTTTGCCAGAGGATTTGGAACAGGCGGAAAAGCAATAGCATCACAGCTGGCAAAAGAGCTTGGAATACACTGTTATGAGAACCGTATTCTGACTCTTGCAAGCCAGCTGAGCGGACTTGACGAGAATGTGTTTCAGGAGGTAAATGAGAAGCTGCGTGAAGAGGGCGGATTTACGAGCTTTTTGCGAGGTCTTCCAAGAGCAAAGGGATATATATCAAGAAATGAGAAGTTCAAATCAGATGACAGGCTCTTTGAGTATCAGAGCCAGATTATCAACGAGCTTGCAGACAAGGAATCCTGCGTCATAGTAGGAAAATGTGCCGACTATGTATTAAAGAACCGCCCAAATGTGGTGAGCATATACATTGAGGCACCGCGTGCATTCTGTGTGGAGCGTACCATAACCAATATGGGTGTGACACCGGAGGTGGCAAATGCCACGATTGAGAGAACAGATAAGTTTAGGGCAGACTATTACAAGTACTATACACACGGAAACTACTGGACCAATCCGGTGAACTACGACCTGACACTAAATAGTGAGCGTGTTGGTGTGGAAAACTGTGTGAAGACGATAGAGCAGTATCTGATCATAAAGGGCTTTATCAAGGCTGATATGATTAAACCGGCGGGAGAGCTCATATAA
- a CDS encoding ABC transporter ATP-binding protein, with amino-acid sequence MLEIRNVHKTFNPGTINEKHALNGVNLKLEEGDFVTVIGGNGAGKSTMLNAVAGTWPVDDGSILIDGVDVTGLPEFKRASFLGRVFQDPMTGTTATMQIDENLALAARRGKRRGLGWGITKAEKEHFHELLKELDLGLEDRMTSKVGLLSGGQRQAVTLLMASLQKPKVLLLDEHTAALDPKTASKVLALTDKIIKENSLTAMMVTHNMRDAIAHGNRLIMMNNGQVVLNISGEEKKNLTVEDLLMKFEEVSGEEFASDKALLG; translated from the coding sequence ATGCTAGAGATTAGAAACGTACATAAAACCTTCAATCCGGGCACAATCAATGAAAAGCATGCCCTTAATGGTGTAAACCTAAAGCTTGAGGAGGGCGATTTCGTCACTGTTATCGGTGGAAACGGTGCCGGAAAATCTACCATGCTCAATGCTGTTGCAGGCACATGGCCTGTGGACGATGGTTCAATTCTCATTGATGGAGTGGATGTCACAGGACTTCCTGAGTTCAAGCGTGCATCATTTCTGGGACGTGTGTTCCAGGATCCAATGACAGGAACTACCGCAACCATGCAGATTGATGAAAACCTCGCACTTGCAGCGCGCCGCGGAAAGCGCCGTGGTCTTGGCTGGGGTATCACAAAGGCTGAAAAGGAGCACTTCCACGAGCTTTTAAAGGAGCTTGATCTGGGACTCGAGGATCGAATGACCTCAAAGGTTGGTCTGCTCTCAGGTGGACAGCGTCAGGCTGTTACACTGCTCATGGCTTCACTCCAGAAGCCGAAGGTACTGCTTTTGGATGAGCACACCGCAGCTCTCGACCCAAAGACAGCCTCAAAGGTGCTCGCTCTCACAGACAAAATCATCAAGGAGAACAGCCTGACAGCCATGATGGTCACACACAACATGCGTGATGCCATCGCTCACGGCAACAGACTCATCATGATGAATAACGGACAGGTTGTCCTTAATATCTCAGGCGAAGAAAAGAAAAACCTCACTGTGGAGGATCTGCTCATGAAGTTTGAGGAGGTTTCCGGCGAGGAATTTGCTTCTGATAAGGCTTTGCTTGGATAG
- a CDS encoding ABC transporter permease — MSYFATLNPVAFTNALPGNIAQGLIWGIMALGVYITFRLLDFADLTVDGSFATGGAVTVMMTINGYNIWVSLLCACIAGLLAGLCTGLLHTKLGIPPILAGILTQIALYSINLNIMQRHANQALSADKYNLVLSSRNLTHAIIVGVIFSVVIIAVLYWYFGTEQGSAIRATGCNPAMSKAQGINIDNMKLIGLALSNAIVALSGGLLSQYSGFSDVNMGRGGIVIGLAAVIIGEVLGDAILGKHMNFMGKLIFVIFGGIVYYIVIGIVLWLQMPSDDLKLFTAIIVAIFLAVPYLKGKSKASFKKAGKRSAAALNAKEGK, encoded by the coding sequence ATGAGTTATTTTGCAACCTTAAATCCGGTTGCATTCACCAATGCCCTTCCGGGCAATATAGCCCAGGGCCTGATATGGGGTATCATGGCACTCGGTGTTTATATCACTTTCAGACTGCTGGACTTCGCCGATCTGACGGTTGATGGCTCATTTGCAACAGGTGGTGCCGTAACCGTTATGATGACGATTAACGGCTACAATATCTGGGTTTCACTGCTTTGCGCATGTATTGCCGGTCTGCTCGCAGGACTCTGCACCGGTCTCTTACATACAAAGCTCGGCATTCCTCCGATTCTGGCAGGAATCCTTACACAGATAGCGCTCTACTCTATCAACTTAAATATCATGCAGCGCCACGCCAACCAGGCACTTAGCGCAGATAAATATAATCTGGTGCTTTCATCACGTAACCTGACACATGCGATAATTGTCGGTGTGATTTTCTCGGTTGTAATTATCGCGGTGCTTTACTGGTATTTCGGAACAGAGCAGGGCTCTGCTATCCGTGCCACTGGCTGCAACCCTGCAATGAGCAAGGCTCAGGGTATCAACATCGACAACATGAAGCTCATCGGTCTTGCGCTTTCAAATGCAATTGTAGCGCTCTCAGGCGGCCTGCTTTCACAGTACTCAGGCTTTTCCGATGTAAACATGGGCCGTGGTGGAATCGTCATCGGTCTTGCCGCAGTTATCATCGGTGAGGTGCTCGGCGATGCAATCCTCGGAAAGCACATGAATTTCATGGGAAAGCTTATCTTTGTCATATTTGGTGGAATTGTTTACTACATTGTAATCGGAATTGTTCTGTGGCTGCAGATGCCAAGTGATGACTTAAAGCTCTTCACTGCAATCATCGTGGCAATTTTCCTTGCAGTGCCTTACCTGAAGGGCAAGAGCAAGGCCTCCTTCAAAAAGGCCGGCAAGCGCTCTGCCGCAGCACTTAATGCAAAGGAGGGCAAATAA
- a CDS encoding ABC transporter substrate-binding protein translates to MKKRSKILASLVLAGTMVLGLAGCGDSGSANGGTQSGKNSDAKYQVGICQLVQHEALDAATKGFEDALKDKLGDDVSFDEQNAAGDASTCSTICTKFVTNDYDLILGNATAALQAASAATDSIPILGTSITDYATALDMSDWSGTTGKNISGTTDLAPLDEQAKCIKELFPDAKNIGIIYCSSEPNSIYQSTTITKYLEDEGYTVKEYTFSDSNDVAAVTQSACDASDAIYIPTDNTAASCTEAINNVASQAKKPIFAGEEGIAKGCGVATLSISYYDLGYTTGEMAYDILVNGTDIKTMEVKSAPKFTKEYLPDRAKELGITVPDGYEEISAE, encoded by the coding sequence ATGAAAAAGAGATCTAAAATTTTAGCTTCACTTGTTCTTGCCGGAACAATGGTTCTTGGACTTGCCGGATGCGGAGATTCCGGTTCAGCAAACGGTGGCACACAGTCAGGCAAGAACTCAGATGCCAAATATCAGGTAGGTATCTGCCAGCTCGTACAGCACGAGGCTCTCGATGCCGCTACAAAGGGCTTTGAGGATGCATTAAAGGACAAGCTCGGAGACGATGTCTCATTTGACGAGCAGAATGCCGCAGGAGATGCTTCTACATGCTCTACAATCTGCACCAAGTTCGTCACCAACGACTATGACCTTATCCTTGGAAATGCCACAGCAGCTCTTCAGGCCGCTTCAGCAGCCACAGACTCTATTCCGATTCTCGGAACATCTATCACAGACTACGCTACAGCTCTTGATATGTCAGACTGGTCAGGCACTACAGGAAAGAATATTTCAGGTACAACAGACCTCGCTCCACTCGATGAGCAGGCTAAATGTATCAAGGAGCTCTTCCCGGATGCAAAGAACATCGGTATCATCTACTGCTCATCTGAGCCAAACAGTATCTACCAGTCAACAACTATTACCAAATACCTTGAGGACGAGGGATACACTGTAAAAGAGTACACCTTCTCTGATTCAAATGATGTCGCTGCAGTAACACAGAGTGCATGTGATGCATCTGATGCAATCTACATCCCAACTGACAACACTGCTGCTTCATGTACAGAGGCTATCAACAATGTCGCTTCACAGGCTAAGAAACCTATCTTCGCCGGCGAGGAAGGAATCGCTAAGGGCTGTGGTGTTGCTACACTTTCTATCAGCTACTACGACCTTGGATACACAACAGGTGAGATGGCTTACGATATCCTTGTAAATGGTACAGACATCAAAACTATGGAGGTTAAGAGCGCTCCTAAGTTCACTAAGGAGTACCTTCCGGACCGCGCCAAGGAGCTTGGAATCACAGTTCCTGACGGCTATGAGGAAATCTCAGCTGAATAA
- the tyrS gene encoding tyrosine--tRNA ligase, with protein sequence MTIYDELVARGLIAQVTDEKEIKELINNGKATFYIGFDPTADSLHVGHFMALCLMKRLQMAGNKPIVLIGGGTAQIGDPSGRTDMRQMMTTETINHNVECFKKQMSRFIDFGEGKAIMVNNADWLMDLNYVDVLREVGAHFSVNRMLTAECYKQRMEKGLSFLEFNYMIMQSYDFYTLFQKYGCNMEFGGDDQWSNMLGGTELIRRKLGKDAYAMTINLLLNSEGKKMGKTQSGAVWLDPNKTTPFEFFQYWRNVSDADVLKCIRMLTFLPLEEIDKMESWEGAQLNEAKEILAFELTKLVHGEEEATKAKEASHALFAGGANNANMPTVTVTAEDFPDGELDIISVLVKAGLCDSRGDGRRNIQQGGVSVADEKVTDISTKYTLDDFKGEGLIIRRGKKKFAKVVAE encoded by the coding sequence ATGACAATTTATGACGAATTAGTTGCCCGCGGTCTTATCGCGCAGGTAACAGACGAAAAAGAAATCAAAGAGCTTATAAACAACGGAAAGGCTACCTTCTACATCGGCTTTGATCCTACAGCAGACAGCCTTCACGTTGGACATTTCATGGCTCTTTGCCTTATGAAAAGACTTCAGATGGCCGGAAACAAGCCTATCGTGCTTATCGGTGGAGGTACCGCACAGATTGGTGATCCATCAGGACGTACAGATATGCGCCAGATGATGACAACAGAGACTATCAACCACAACGTAGAGTGCTTCAAGAAACAGATGAGCCGCTTCATCGACTTTGGCGAGGGCAAAGCTATCATGGTAAACAACGCTGACTGGCTGATGGACTTAAACTACGTGGATGTGCTCCGCGAGGTTGGTGCTCATTTCTCAGTAAACCGTATGCTTACAGCTGAGTGCTACAAGCAGCGTATGGAAAAGGGTCTTTCCTTCCTTGAGTTTAACTACATGATCATGCAGAGCTACGATTTCTACACACTTTTCCAGAAATACGGCTGCAACATGGAGTTCGGTGGAGATGACCAGTGGAGCAACATGCTCGGTGGAACAGAGCTCATCAGACGTAAGCTTGGAAAAGACGCATACGCTATGACAATCAACCTGCTCCTAAACTCTGAGGGCAAGAAGATGGGCAAGACACAGTCAGGTGCAGTATGGCTTGATCCTAACAAGACTACTCCTTTCGAGTTCTTCCAGTACTGGAGAAACGTTTCTGATGCCGATGTTCTTAAATGTATCAGAATGCTCACCTTCCTTCCTCTCGAAGAGATTGACAAGATGGAAAGCTGGGAGGGCGCACAGCTCAATGAAGCTAAAGAAATCCTGGCATTCGAGCTTACAAAGCTTGTTCACGGTGAGGAGGAAGCCACAAAGGCTAAAGAGGCAAGCCATGCACTTTTCGCAGGCGGAGCCAACAACGCAAATATGCCTACAGTTACCGTTACAGCTGAGGACTTCCCTGACGGAGAGCTTGATATCATCTCTGTTCTCGTAAAAGCAGGACTTTGCGATTCAAGAGGAGACGGCCGCAGAAATATCCAGCAGGGCGGTGTTTCCGTTGCAGATGAGAAGGTAACTGATATCTCTACAAAATACACTCTCGACGATTTCAAGGGCGAGGGTCTCATTATCAGACGTGGTAAAAAGAAATTTGCCAAGGTTGTAGCTGAATAG
- a CDS encoding DUF5684 domain-containing protein → MSTYYTIMSMIDGFKSFINLAVMVLTIVASWIMYAKAGEHGWAAIVPFYSSYVKFRIAGKQKLFWGYLVASIASIAGCILLMYEIIASGLSVMTSSYMGSYYDSTYGYAGNRIGAHMGMLIFAVILIIGAMIAALVMNILCCVGLAHAFGKGAGFACGLIFLNVIFICIIAFNKNIVYVGDGYNSNNNYYNPYGSNGYGQQYGQNMYGNGANQQYGQNMYGNGANQQYGQNMYGNGANQQYGQNMYGNGTNQQYGQNMYGNGANQQYGQNPYGTAQGGDAQNSYGTSQQQSWNDEYNNKDYE, encoded by the coding sequence ATGAGCACATATTATACTATTATGAGTATGATTGACGGCTTTAAGTCGTTTATCAATCTGGCAGTTATGGTACTGACAATTGTTGCATCATGGATTATGTATGCAAAGGCAGGAGAGCACGGCTGGGCGGCCATTGTACCGTTTTACAGCTCATATGTAAAATTCAGGATTGCAGGGAAACAGAAGCTGTTCTGGGGATATCTTGTGGCAAGTATCGCAAGTATAGCAGGATGTATTTTATTGATGTATGAGATTATTGCCTCAGGACTTTCCGTTATGACATCCAGTTATATGGGGTCGTATTATGATTCTACCTATGGATATGCCGGAAACCGCATCGGGGCTCACATGGGCATGCTGATATTTGCAGTTATTCTGATTATTGGAGCAATGATTGCGGCATTGGTTATGAATATCCTCTGCTGTGTCGGACTGGCACATGCGTTTGGCAAGGGAGCAGGATTTGCCTGCGGACTTATATTCCTCAATGTGATTTTTATCTGTATTATTGCCTTCAACAAAAACATTGTTTATGTGGGAGATGGATATAATAGTAATAATAACTACTATAATCCATACGGTTCAAACGGATACGGTCAGCAGTATGGTCAGAACATGTACGGAAACGGAGCAAACCAGCAGTACGGTCAGAACATGTACGGAAACGGAGCAAACCAGCAGTACGGCCAGAACATGTACGGAAACGGGGCAAATCAGCAGTATGGCCAGAACATGTACGGAAATGGCACAAATCAGCAGTACGGCCAGAACATGTACGGAAACGGAGCAAACCAGCAGTATGGTCAGAATCCGTATGGCACAGCACAGGGCGGGGATGCTCAAAATTCCTACGGTACATCACAACAGCAGTCATGGAATGATGAGTATAACAACAAAGATTATGAATAA
- a CDS encoding bile acid:sodium symporter family protein, producing the protein MKALQKVSKFLSDYTSIVVIAIAVVTFLVPNLMAWVNQMLFVDPVSNKFTCQSIIIGIIMFSMGLTLTTQDFKILAQRPFDICVGAIAQYLIMPFLAFGISKALNLPDGIALGLILVGCCPGGVSSNIMSYLCGGDVAFSVGMTTVSTLLSPFMTPLLVSLLASGTHVSIKALPMFVSIIETVIFPVAVGFLLNYLLGKKKAFAEAQKVMPGIAVLGLAFVVGGVVSSQGSKFFTSGVVIFAAVLLHNGLGYLLGYGAGKLVGMNTAKKRTISIEVGMQNAGLATNLATTTAQFASTPESAIICAVSCTWHSISGTLLAGAFALKDKMAAKKAEEAAETKTA; encoded by the coding sequence ATGAAAGCATTACAAAAAGTAAGTAAATTTTTATCAGACTACACATCGATAGTTGTCATAGCAATCGCCGTAGTCACATTTCTGGTTCCGAATCTGATGGCCTGGGTAAATCAGATGCTGTTTGTGGATCCGGTATCCAACAAGTTCACATGTCAGTCAATCATTATCGGAATCATCATGTTTAGTATGGGACTTACACTTACGACACAGGATTTCAAGATACTTGCACAGAGACCATTTGATATATGTGTAGGTGCAATCGCACAGTATCTTATCATGCCGTTTCTCGCATTTGGTATCTCAAAGGCATTGAATCTGCCTGACGGAATCGCACTTGGACTTATCCTCGTAGGCTGCTGTCCCGGTGGTGTTTCTTCAAACATTATGTCATACCTCTGCGGTGGTGATGTGGCATTCTCAGTTGGAATGACAACAGTTTCCACATTGCTCTCACCATTTATGACACCGCTTCTGGTATCATTGCTTGCAAGCGGAACACATGTCTCAATCAAGGCGCTTCCGATGTTTGTGTCAATCATTGAGACTGTAATCTTTCCTGTAGCGGTTGGATTTTTACTCAACTACCTGCTTGGAAAGAAAAAGGCATTTGCCGAGGCTCAGAAGGTCATGCCGGGTATTGCGGTGCTTGGTCTGGCATTCGTTGTAGGTGGTGTTGTATCATCACAGGGCTCAAAGTTCTTTACATCAGGAGTAGTAATTTTTGCGGCAGTTCTGTTACATAACGGACTTGGATATCTGCTCGGATACGGTGCAGGAAAGCTGGTAGGCATGAACACAGCCAAGAAGAGAACCATCTCTATCGAGGTTGGTATGCAGAATGCAGGTCTTGCCACAAACCTTGCCACCACTACAGCACAGTTTGCTTCAACACCTGAATCAGCCATCATCTGTGCAGTGTCATGTACATGGCATTCAATCTCAGGCACACTGCTTGCCGGAGCCTTTGCATTAAAGGACAAAATGGCTGCTAAAAAGGCAGAAGAAGCCGCTGAGACAAAGACAGCATAA
- a CDS encoding carbon starvation protein A gives MSGILMMVIAIVVLGGAYLLYGRYLQNKWGIDPNAKTPAYEMEDGVDYVPADTNVVFGHQFASIAGAGPINGPIQAAIFGWLPVLLWILIGGVFFGAVQDFASMYASVKNKGRTIGYIIEEYIGKLGKKLFLLFCWLFCILVVAAFADVVAGTFNGFAADKAGEVTKVVANGAVATTSMLFIIEAVALGFFLKYSKFNKWINTLVAIALLIVAIALGLNFPMYLNLSVWHIIIFAYILIASVTPVWALLQPRDYLNSYLLIFMIVGAVIGVFVANPACNLDAFTAFAIPDANGNPQYLFPILFVTIACGAVSGFHSLVSSGTASKQIKNEKNMLPVSFGAMLMESMLAILALIAVASFGKGEAAAQGLTTQPQIFAGAIANFLSVLGLPHSLVFTLINLAVSAFALTSLDSVARVGRLSFQEFWLDSDTDDDNMSPFVKLMTNKYFATIITLVLAFLLTKVGYAEIWPLFGSANQLLSVLALVACAVFLKKTKRQGCMLWIPMVFMMAVTFTALGMTIYKLTKALFSVGLDLGNSLQLIFAVLLLILGVLVAIQGVKKLCEKSESKKAAA, from the coding sequence ATGAGTGGAATCTTAATGATGGTAATAGCCATTGTTGTGCTCGGTGGAGCATACTTATTATATGGCCGTTATCTGCAAAACAAATGGGGCATTGATCCAAATGCCAAGACTCCTGCCTACGAGATGGAGGACGGAGTAGACTATGTACCGGCCGATACCAATGTAGTATTCGGACATCAGTTTGCATCTATAGCAGGTGCAGGCCCAATCAACGGACCAATTCAGGCAGCTATTTTCGGATGGCTTCCGGTTCTGCTTTGGATATTAATTGGTGGTGTATTCTTTGGAGCTGTTCAGGATTTTGCATCTATGTACGCTTCAGTTAAGAACAAGGGTCGTACAATCGGTTACATCATCGAGGAGTACATCGGTAAATTAGGAAAGAAATTATTCCTGTTATTCTGCTGGCTGTTCTGTATACTTGTTGTTGCAGCCTTCGCAGATGTCGTAGCCGGAACCTTCAATGGCTTTGCTGCTGATAAAGCAGGTGAGGTTACAAAGGTTGTAGCCAACGGAGCAGTTGCAACTACATCAATGCTTTTCATCATAGAAGCAGTTGCACTTGGTTTCTTCCTTAAATACTCTAAGTTCAACAAATGGATTAACACACTTGTTGCAATCGCATTACTTATAGTAGCTATAGCACTGGGACTCAATTTCCCAATGTATTTAAACCTTAGCGTATGGCACATAATTATATTTGCATATATACTTATAGCCAGTGTTACACCTGTATGGGCACTGCTTCAGCCACGTGATTACCTTAACAGCTACCTGTTAATCTTCATGATCGTAGGTGCGGTAATCGGTGTATTTGTTGCAAATCCTGCTTGTAACCTTGATGCTTTCACAGCATTTGCAATCCCTGATGCAAACGGAAACCCACAGTATCTGTTCCCAATCTTATTCGTAACAATCGCCTGTGGCGCAGTTTCAGGTTTCCATTCACTTGTATCATCAGGTACTGCATCTAAGCAGATAAAGAATGAGAAGAACATGCTTCCAGTTTCATTCGGTGCCATGCTTATGGAGAGTATGCTTGCAATCCTTGCACTTATCGCAGTAGCATCATTCGGTAAGGGAGAGGCAGCAGCTCAGGGACTTACAACACAGCCACAGATTTTCGCAGGAGCTATCGCAAACTTCCTGTCAGTACTCGGTTTACCACACTCACTTGTGTTCACACTGATTAACCTTGCTGTATCAGCCTTCGCTCTGACATCACTTGATTCAGTAGCCAGAGTCGGACGTCTGTCATTCCAGGAGTTCTGGCTTGATTCAGACACAGATGATGACAATATGAGTCCATTTGTCAAGCTGATGACAAACAAATACTTTGCAACAATCATCACACTGGTACTTGCATTCCTGCTTACAAAGGTAGGCTATGCAGAGATATGGCCACTGTTTGGTTCAGCTAACCAGCTCTTATCAGTACTTGCACTTGTTGCCTGCGCAGTATTCTTAAAGAAGACAAAGCGTCAGGGCTGCATGCTCTGGATTCCAATGGTATTCATGATGGCAGTTACATTTACTGCACTTGGCATGACAATCTACAAGCTTACAAAGGCATTATTCTCTGTAGGACTTGACCTTGGAAATTCATTACAGCTTATATTCGCAGTATTACTGCTCATCCTTGGTGTACTTGTTGCAATTCAGGGTGTGAAGAAGCTCTGTGAGAAATCAGAAAGCAAGAAAGCTGCAGCTTAA
- a CDS encoding DegV family protein, with protein MFEIIVDSAANIPAELCKKYKIKVLSFVNLVNGKEMTCFEPDLTPEQERAKGKEYYDAIREGAEIKTGLISSGIFEDTFREIIEADKDVLYFSLSKNISGNYNSARVAADAVLDDYDNGRKIRLVDSLNASLGQGLLAIYASEMREKGMSFDDVADTIETYPARLNGVFTVGNLKYIARTGRLSGTTALVGNMLSIKPILRGSQDGYIVQFRKCRGRKAVLNELVNLLCDNITDPENQIIGVAHADAYEDSLYVIEQIKKRIKVRDVINTTYDFCTGSHVGPEALAVFFMGKDRELGA; from the coding sequence ATGTTTGAAATAATTGTTGACTCTGCGGCAAACATTCCTGCAGAGCTATGTAAAAAATATAAAATCAAGGTGCTATCATTTGTAAACCTTGTCAACGGAAAGGAAATGACCTGCTTTGAGCCTGACCTCACACCGGAACAGGAGCGGGCAAAGGGTAAGGAATACTATGACGCCATAAGAGAAGGTGCCGAGATAAAGACCGGACTTATCAGCAGCGGAATCTTTGAGGATACCTTCAGGGAAATCATTGAGGCAGACAAGGATGTCCTGTATTTCTCCCTAAGTAAAAACATAAGCGGCAACTACAACTCAGCCCGTGTCGCAGCCGATGCTGTCCTTGATGATTACGATAACGGCAGAAAAATACGCCTGGTGGATTCATTAAATGCTTCCCTCGGACAGGGACTTCTCGCAATATACGCCAGCGAAATGCGTGAGAAGGGCATGAGCTTTGATGATGTGGCTGACACGATAGAGACCTATCCTGCCAGATTAAACGGTGTGTTTACCGTGGGCAATTTAAAGTATATTGCAAGAACCGGCAGATTAAGCGGAACAACCGCTTTGGTTGGCAACATGCTAAGCATCAAGCCTATCCTAAGGGGCAGCCAGGACGGATATATTGTACAGTTCAGAAAATGTCGTGGCCGAAAAGCCGTATTAAATGAGCTTGTCAATCTGTTATGCGACAACATTACAGACCCTGAAAATCAGATTATCGGAGTTGCACATGCTGACGCATATGAAGATTCGCTCTATGTGATTGAACAGATTAAAAAGCGCATAAAGGTGCGCGATGTGATAAATACCACCTATGATTTCTGCACCGGAAGCCATGTTGGTCCGGAAGCTTTAGCAGTATTTTTCATGGGAAAGGACAGAGAATTGGGAGCCTGA